The Rosa rugosa chromosome 3, drRosRugo1.1, whole genome shotgun sequence sequence TTCAGTTTCTCAAATCTCATCATGTTGGCTCTATCTCCTCCTCTATTTTCAACAATTGGATGGCCCTTGGAGGATCATCCCATAAGCCATGACCATAACTATTTCTCAGCAGAATCATCGCTTCTTCATTTCCCTACAACTCTGCAGCCACAGTTTGATACGCTTGATCACTCCACGCCATCCACCGCAATCAGCGGCGAGGGCAACAGTTCTTCAATGGCTAAGAAGCTTAACCACAATGCTAGTGAGCGTGACCGCCGCAAGAAGATCAACAACTTGTACTCATCACTGCGTTCTCTCGTTCCCGCAGATCATGCGGTATGAATACATTCTTTTCCTATACTCTCAAGTTAGAGTGTttctttaacaaaaaaaattaaaaataaagaagccTAAAGGTATGGACTATGGTTAGTGCATGACATACAAACggttagtgttttttttttttttggttagttGGTATCATTTTTCTGGTAACTTTAGTTTTTTCTTATCCATACTACACAatattaagtattttttttttttttttagaagtagAACACAATAGTAAGTATTGAATCCTACTTACAGTACTATGCAAATATTTTTTCCTAATACAGAAAAGATTAAGCATTCCAGCCACAGTTTCGCGGGTGCTGAAATACATTCCAGAGCTCCAGCAGCAAGTGGAGGGACTAATTCAAAAAAGAGACGAGCTTTTGTCGAAAATTTCTAAGCAAGAAAATGTAATATTACAAGAGGAAAAGCAAGTAAAAAGCACAGCTAGGAGAAGTAGGAGCTCATTATCTGCTGTTTCAACAACCCGTCTTAGTGATAGTGAAGTTGCCATTCAAATATCCACAATTAGTTCCACCCACAATTTCATATCTCGGATTTTGCAAAGTCTGGAGGAGGATGGGCTTGAAATACTGAATGCTTCTTCTTTTGAGTCCTCTGGAGGGAGGGTCTTCTATAATTTACATCTCCAGGTACTTTTTTATTCCCTCTACTCTCATTCATTTGTTTATACAAACTAATAAGTAATCGATCGTTTACATTTTCATATTTACATTGTCTACAGGTAGACATGTTCCATAGGTTGGAATGTGAGAATTTAAGCGAGAAGCTAATGTCCTTCTATGCATAAGAAAAAGTAATTCCAGAGGACTTTCTGATGAATTAATGTGTTACCACATACCACATAGGTGTTTCGTCCATCCACATTGAAGTGAAACAAGCACTTATGCCTAAGTTCGTCTTCAACAATACCAACCATCAGCCATGGCATGAATTCAGGGAGAGAATTTATGACCTATTACGCTA is a genomic window containing:
- the LOC133740029 gene encoding transcription factor ORG2-like, coding for MLALSPPLFSTIGWPLEDHPISHDHNYFSAESSLLHFPTTLQPQFDTLDHSTPSTAISGEGNSSSMAKKLNHNASERDRRKKINNLYSSLRSLVPADHAKRLSIPATVSRVLKYIPELQQQVEGLIQKRDELLSKISKQENVILQEEKQVKSTARRSRSSLSAVSTTRLSDSEVAIQISTISSTHNFISRILQSLEEDGLEILNASSFESSGGRVFYNLHLQVDMFHRLECENLSEKLMSFYA